In the Shewanella sp. OMA3-2 genome, one interval contains:
- a CDS encoding vWA domain-containing protein, which produces MLSVTWPFVLILLPLPLFFRQTKIVDQGGHLQLPGVSHSIKNHSQQTVKRSRKLYWIMWICLLCAVARPQWLGDPIELPSKGRDLMMAVDLSGSMQIEDMVIDGKIVDRFTLIQHVLADFIERRKGDRLGLILFADHAYLQAPLTQDRRSVAKFLTDAQIGLVGKQTAIGEAIALAVKRFEMVDESNRVLILLTDGSNNAGNIEPEMAAEIAAKRNITIYTVGVGAELLERRTIFGKERINPSMDLDETQLQKLADMTNGQYFRARNSEDLARIYQTIDTLEPVSRDQLSYRPKKELFYWPLLMSLLLSMLISAQQHFQAGLVLPAFKRGGKIV; this is translated from the coding sequence ATGTTAAGTGTCACTTGGCCTTTTGTGCTTATTTTATTGCCATTACCGTTATTTTTTAGACAAACAAAAATTGTTGACCAAGGCGGGCACTTACAACTTCCCGGTGTCAGTCACTCCATTAAAAATCACAGCCAACAAACGGTTAAGCGCTCACGCAAGCTATATTGGATAATGTGGATATGTTTATTATGTGCAGTCGCAAGGCCGCAATGGTTAGGCGACCCTATTGAGCTACCATCTAAAGGTCGTGATTTAATGATGGCCGTAGATTTATCAGGCAGTATGCAAATTGAAGACATGGTGATTGATGGAAAAATTGTGGACCGTTTTACCTTAATTCAGCATGTGTTAGCCGACTTTATTGAACGTCGTAAAGGCGATCGGCTCGGATTAATATTATTTGCTGATCATGCTTATTTACAAGCCCCACTGACCCAAGATAGACGCTCTGTAGCAAAGTTTTTAACCGATGCTCAAATTGGTTTAGTTGGTAAACAAACCGCTATTGGCGAAGCCATTGCATTAGCAGTAAAGCGTTTTGAAATGGTTGATGAAAGTAATCGGGTACTGATTTTGTTAACCGACGGTTCTAACAATGCAGGTAATATTGAGCCTGAAATGGCAGCCGAAATTGCTGCAAAAAGAAACATCACCATTTATACCGTAGGTGTGGGCGCCGAGTTACTTGAACGCCGTACTATTTTTGGTAAAGAACGCATTAACCCATCAATGGATTTAGATGAAACCCAGCTACAAAAGTTAGCAGACATGACCAACGGGCAGTACTTTCGCGCAAGAAACAGTGAAGATCTGGCAAGAATTTATCAGACCATAGATACATTAGAACCGGTTAGCCGCGATCAATTAAGTTATCGTCCCAAGAAAGAACTATTCTACTGGCCTTTATTAATGTCGTTATTACTCAGTATGTTAATTAGTGCCCAGCAACACTTTCAAGCTGGTCTGGTATTACCTGCATTTAAGCGTGGAGGTAAAATAGTATGA
- a CDS encoding DUF4381 domain-containing protein, which produces MLPILINSIISSAVAPAAAANQGVSPLAQMHDILLPNMVSSMPIAPGYWLLLVLAVLILSWIMSKIIKQRRYHAPRKTALKILQSMDSNADNFASEVNSLLKRTAMTYLPRQSLAHLNGQPWFNWLDQRLPPTKQQLIGTLLVKRHQAKGLTLDDNQQLLMLASLWLANKSPFEPVSNQDTDKQDQQEAAC; this is translated from the coding sequence ATGTTACCTATTTTAATTAACTCAATCATATCATCGGCAGTTGCTCCCGCCGCTGCGGCTAACCAAGGTGTTTCGCCGTTAGCCCAAATGCATGACATTTTATTGCCTAACATGGTTTCCTCTATGCCAATCGCCCCAGGCTATTGGTTATTACTTGTGTTAGCAGTCCTAATATTGAGCTGGATCATGAGTAAAATTATCAAACAACGCCGTTATCACGCACCACGTAAAACTGCGCTTAAAATACTGCAATCGATGGACAGTAATGCAGATAACTTTGCTTCAGAGGTTAATAGCTTACTTAAACGCACCGCAATGACCTATTTGCCAAGGCAATCACTGGCACATTTAAATGGTCAGCCGTGGTTTAATTGGCTAGATCAACGCTTACCACCGACTAAACAACAGCTTATAGGCACGCTATTAGTCAAACGCCACCAAGCTAAAGGGCTTACTCTGGACGATAATCAGCAATTATTAATGCTGGCCAGTCTGTGGCTAGCCAATAAATCCCCCTTTGAGCCTGTCAGCAACCAAGATACCGATAAACAAGATCAGCAGGAGGCAGCATGTTAA
- a CDS encoding DUF58 domain-containing protein yields the protein MSTAELSLPLFSDGINLNEQELIACQSLSHVIADRKTRTKAAMAGHRASLVKGRGMEFAEVRHYQNGDDVRSIDWRVTARTGVAHTKLFIEERERPILLLVDLSHSLYFGSQLLLQAVQAAHVATTIAWSAVKHGDKLGALIASETTHLELKPRSRRQGMLQLSSGLIDVHQKQLNQFDNLPQDPEHMFKACQRLQRIAKPGSLVWIITDGQLFSQQCLAPLTQLKRHCDIGAFVITDPLRQGTLNLPKQFAFPVRDGKQQLTLTRDSYQKWLVEQQAAQQGFVQLMKQLNVQPKFIDAGKPLSDQLELLR from the coding sequence ATGAGTACAGCAGAATTGTCACTGCCGTTATTTAGTGATGGCATAAACTTGAACGAGCAGGAATTAATTGCCTGCCAAAGCCTGTCTCATGTTATTGCCGACCGCAAAACACGCACTAAAGCAGCCATGGCAGGTCATAGAGCAAGTTTAGTCAAAGGCCGCGGTATGGAGTTTGCAGAGGTACGTCATTACCAAAATGGTGATGATGTGCGCTCTATTGATTGGCGAGTCACCGCGCGTACGGGGGTGGCCCACACTAAATTGTTTATTGAAGAACGCGAACGCCCTATTCTATTATTAGTCGATTTGAGCCACAGTTTATATTTTGGGTCACAATTATTATTACAAGCCGTTCAGGCTGCGCACGTGGCAACAACCATTGCCTGGAGCGCGGTAAAACACGGCGATAAACTGGGCGCATTAATTGCCAGTGAAACCACCCATTTAGAGCTTAAGCCCCGCAGCCGCAGACAAGGCATGTTGCAGCTGTCATCAGGTTTAATTGATGTACATCAAAAACAGCTCAATCAATTTGATAATTTGCCGCAAGACCCCGAGCATATGTTCAAAGCTTGCCAGCGATTACAGCGGATAGCAAAACCTGGGTCATTAGTGTGGATCATTACCGACGGCCAGCTTTTCAGCCAGCAATGCCTTGCGCCGCTAACACAACTAAAACGTCATTGTGATATCGGTGCATTTGTCATAACAGATCCACTTCGCCAAGGTACCTTGAACTTGCCCAAACAGTTTGCTTTTCCGGTACGTGACGGCAAGCAGCAATTAACATTAACCCGTGACAGCTACCAAAAATGGTTAGTAGAGCAGCAAGCAGCCCAACAAGGCTTTGTGCAATTAATGAAGCAACTCAATGTACAACCTAAATTCATCGATGCAGGTAAACCATTGAGTGACCAATTGGAATTATTACGCTAA